A segment of the Sphingomicrobium flavum genome:
TGGATGTCGATCGGCGTCTTCATGATGGCCAAGATGGTCAATTTCGAAATCTAGGCGAGAGGAAGAGCTATGATGACCCACCTCAACTCCATCCTTGCCGCAATGGCATCCGGCGGGCCCCGCCTGCTCGGTGTCGACGTGATCTGGGTGGCAACCATTTTGTCGGCCGTGGCCGCGCTGGCAGTGATGACCGCCATCTATGCCGCGACCACCGTCAAGGATCCGATGGCCAAGCGCGTCAAGGCCTTGAACGCCCGCCGCGAACAGCTCAAGGCCGGCATCGTTGCGTCGACCAACAAGCGCAAGAAGCTGGGCGCCACCAACCAGAATGCCGACCGCGTCCGCAGCCTGCTTTCGCAGTTCAAGATGCTGCAGGACGACCAGGTCAAGCAGACGCAGCAGCGCCTCCAGCAGGCCGGTATCCGCTCCAAGGAGCTGGCCTACTTCATCATCTTCGCACGCTTCGTTCTGCCGGTGGTGCTGGGCCTTGCCGCCGTCACGCTGATCTATTTCGTGGACTATTTCCCCGAATGGAGCTGGATGAAGAAATATGGCGTGACCGCCGGCACCATCGTGGGCGCCTATAAGGCCCCCGATATCTGGCTGAAGAACAAGGTCACCAAGCGTTCGGACGCGATCCGCAAGGGCCTTCCCGACGCGCTCGATCTGCTCGTCATCTGCGCCGAAGCGGGCCTGACCGTCGATGCCGCCTTCAACCGCGTGTCGAAGGAACTGGGCCGCGCCTACCCTGAACTGGGTGACGAATTCGGCCTGACCGCGATCGAGCTGGGCTTTCTGTCCGAACGCCGCATCGCCTTTGAACATCTGGCCGAGCGCGTCGATCTCGATGCCGTACGCGGCGTGGTGACCACCATGATCCAGACCGAAAAATACGGTACGCCTTTGGCTTCGGCCCTGCGCGTCCTTTCGGCGGAATTCCGCAACGAGCGCATGATGCGCGCGGAAGAAAAGGCAGCGCGCCTGCCCGCGATCATGACGATCCCGCTCATCCTGTTCATCCTTCCGGTTCTGTTCATCGTGATCCTTGGGCCCGCGGCCTGCGCGATCAGCGATAACTTCGTGAACCGCTAGGACACACCGCTTCCCTGGTGGGGGGAAGGACCGCCGTCACCCGCGCTCCGGGTGGCGGCGGTTTCCGTTTGTGGGAACCACATGCGCCTTCCATGCGTCGAAACCCCAAATATGGAGGGCAAACCCATGCTGAATTTCACCCCTGATCAATGGATCATCGTCGGTCTCGTATTCCTGCTCGGCTTCCTGGTCGGCGTCTTCATGGTGTCGGGCAGCGTGCGCAAATGGAAAGAGCGCTACAAGAACGAGCTCGAACGCCGCGAAGCACTGGAGGCCGATTACAAGGCCAGCGAAGCCGAATGGCGCGAACGCGACTCCTTACGCGCCGCAGCACTGCGCGCTGACAATAGGGATGACCCGGCGGTCTAAGACCGTGCAGCACAGCTCCCTACCCCGCTCACCCTGAGCCTGTCGAAGGGTCAGCGCAGCGCTATGGTCGGTGCAACGCTTGAGGCTTCGACAAGCTCAGTCTGAGCGGATGGGATATCTACCCCTCGATCTTCGAAAAGTCGGCTACCTGATCGACAGCAGCGCGGAACCGCGCCAACAGCGCCAACCGCCGCTGCCGCACCGCCGCGTCATCGGCATTGACGATGACATCCTCAAAGAAGCGGTCGATCGGCCCGCGCAAGCTCGCCAGCGCCGCCATCGCAGCGGTGAAATCCTCGGCTTGCAAAGCCGCAGCCGCCCTGGGCTCCGCCACGTTGAGCGCGGATAACAATGTAGCTTCAGCCGCCTCCACATCACCGTCAGCCCGGACTTTATCTGAACTCCAACTTCCTTCTTCCTTTTTTAGGATATTGGAGGCGCGCTTATAGCCAGCCAGAAGATCAGCACCCTCACCCGTTTCAATGAATGCCTGCAAGGCCTTCACGCGCGACAGAATTCGTACAACGTCGTCCTCCTGATCGAGCGCAAAAACCGCGGCAATCAAATCATGGCGGATGCCCACCTCTCTTTGTTGGACTTTCAGTCTTTCAGCCAGAAATTCCCAAATCTCGGATTCCGCTTCCTTTGTTGCAGAGACAAATTCCTTAATGTTCAAGGACGGCGAAGTTCTATCCGGCCATTCGAGAAGTGTTTTATCACCATAGCCAAAGCGGAATACGCCGCTCTCTGCTTTTAAGACGTAATTACGATCACCATAGTCTCGATAAATAGGCACATCACTGACGTCTACATCAGCAAGGAATTTCAAGCGCAGCACTGCCAAGGCGTGAGAAATTACGTTTCGCAACGAAGTACGCAGACCGCGATCTGTCATCAAAGTGAGTACGCCCAAGGAAGCCCGGCGCAACGCGAAAGGATCTTTAGATCCAGTAGGCTTCAAATTGACTGCGAAGAATGTAACCAGCGTATCCAGTTTGTCGGCTAAACTTACCGCTACCGTCACTGGCTCCGTCGGCACATGATCGCTCTGTCCGACCGGCCTATAATGGTCGCGAACTGCATCGGCCACTGCATCAGGCTCGCCCTGCGCACGCGCCAGATGGCCGCCGACAATGCCCTGCAATTCGCCAAATTCGCCCACCAGCCCGGTGACGAGGTCATTCTTGGAAAGCCGCGCCGCCCGCTCGACCAGATCAGGATCGGCATCGACGATCTTTTCTTCGGCCAGCCAGCGCGCCAGCTTCGCCACCCGATCCACCTTGTCCGCGACCGTGCCCAGCTTCTCGTGAAACACGATATCGCCCAGTTGCGCGCTCAGGCTCTCCAGCGGCACCTTGAGGTCATTTTCCCAGAAGAAGCGCGCATCCGACAGCCGCGCCGCGAGCACCCGCTCATTGCCCGCCACGACCGCCGCCGGGTCGGAGCTGTCGATATTGGCGGTGCAGACAAAGGCCGGCGCCAGCCGCTCGCCATCGCGCATCACGAAATATTTCTGGTCTGCGCGCGCGGTCTTCTGGATCACTTCTTCGGGCACGTGGAGGAAATCGGGATCGAACCGGCCCAAGAGCGGCACCGGCCATTCGGTCAGCCCCGCATTCTCGATCACCAGCCCCTCATCCTCGACCAGCGCATAGCCCGCCTCGGTCGCGGCCTTCATCGCGCCGTCGCGCACGATCGTCTCGCGCTCTTCATGATCGACCAGCACCTTGGCCATTTTCAATTTGTCGGCATAATCATGCGCGCCGCCAATGGTGATCTCGCCCGGATGGTGGAAGCGATGGCCCAGCGTCGCCGCGCCGCTCTTCACCCCCGCCACTTCGACCGGCACGATTTCCTCGCCCAACAGCGCCACGATCCGCTGCAGTGGCCGCACCCAGCGCAAGCTCTCGCTCGATGCCGAAGCCGCGCCCCAACGCATCGATTTGGGCCAAGGGAAATCACGAATGATCGCCGCGATCACCGGCCCCAAAATCTGCGCCGTCTTCTGGCCGGGCCGATTGACCACCGCAAAATAGGTCGCACGTCCCTTGACGTCGCGCACTTCCAGATCGTCGCGGGAAATCCCCAATTTGCGGCAAAAACCGTCAATCGCCTGGTCGGGAGCGCCCTCGGGCGGCCCCTTGCTCTCCTCGCTCACCGCCTCGGTCGCCTCGGGCAAGCCAGTCGCGATCAGCGCCAGCCGCCGCGGCGTCGAATAGGTGCGGATCGTCTCCGCCTTCAGCCCATGCTCGGCCAGTTGGGCGGCGAACAGCCGCTCCAGGTCGGCCCGCGCGCCAGCCTGCATCCGTGCGGGAATTTCCTCGGACAGCAATTCCAGGAGAAAATCGCTCACGCTTCATACCCCATATGCTGCATCCAGGCCGCGCAGGCCCCCTTCGCCAGATCGCGCACGCGCCCGATATAGGCCTGCCGTTCGGCAACCGAGATGACGCCGCGCGCCTGCAGCGTGTTGAAGATATGGCTGGCCTTGATCGCCTGCTCATAGGCGGCAATCGGCACCCCATGCTGCAGGCAATTCTCCGCTTCGGCCGCGGCCTTTTTGAAGGCGTCGAACAGGCTGTCCGTATCGGCCACCTCGAAATGCCATTTCGACATCTGCTTTTCATTTTCCAGGAAGACGTCGCGATAGGTCGTGCCATGATTGTTGAACTTGAGGTCGAACACATTGTCGACGCCCTGGATATACATGGCCAGCCGCTCCAGCCCGTAGGTCAGCTCGCCCGATACCGGCTTGCAGTCGAACCCGCCGACCTGCTGGAAATAGGTGAATTGCGTGACTTCCATGCCATCGCACCACACTTCCCAGCCCAGCCCCCAAGCGCCCAGCGTCGGGCTTTCCCAGTCGTCTTCCACAAAGCGGATGTCATGCTTCAAGGGATCCACGCCAATCGCGTCCAATGATCCCAGATACAGCTCCTGCAGATTGTCCGGGCTCGGCTTCAGGATCACCTGATACTGGTAATAATGGCCAAGCCGATTGGGATTTTCGCCATAACGCCCGTCGGTCGGTCGCCGGCACGGCTGCACATAGGCCGCTTTCCACGGGTCAGGCCCCAGCGCGCGCAGAACCGTTGCCGGGTGGAAGGTCCCCGCGCCCATTTCCATGTCATAGGGCTGGAGAATCGCGCAGCCCTGCTCGCCCCAATATTGGTGCAGCGTCAGGATCAAATCTTGGAAGCTCAACATGGTGATGCGCTTTGCCGCCCCCTGTCCCCACGGTCAAGAAATCCGTGCTTTCCAGCGAAAAAGGAAGGTCATGGTGACAAATTGTCAGGATATGTTGACATAGTCAGCGACTCATGACTATATGTCAGGACAACATGACAAAAGGGAACATCAACATGACTTTCGACAGCCAGCGTATCAACGATATCGCGCAGCGCATCCTCTCGCCCAAGACCGATGCGGACCGCGACATGATGTGGGTCGCCATTACCATGCTGTTGGTCGGCCTGCTGCTCGGATAGGCTTTCCCGGTGAAGAACCAACTGAAGGTCCTGCGCGCCATCAATGGCTGGAGCCAGGCTGAACTGGCCGGGCGCCTCGATGTCTCGCGACAGGCGGTCAATGCCATCGAAACAGGCAAGCATGACCCTTCCCTCCCACTGGCGTTCAAGATTGCGCGCCTGTTCGACAAACCGATCGAAGAGATTTTCCATGACGCAGACTGAATTGACGGGCGAGGCCCGCCTCCGCTCCAAGACCCGCCGCAAATGGATCATCACCGGCGCGCTGATGGTCGTTGGCGGGGTCGTCGGCTTCACCGCCGCGCGAATGGAAGACATTCGCAATTACGATGCCGCAGGTCCCTGGCCGCCCGAAGTGGCGCTCGGCATTCTTGCGGCCTTCCTGATCAGCCTGGCGGTCGGCACCTATTTTCTCAACCGCGAGCTCGACGATTATGAGCGCGAGGTCCACCGCAAGTCCGCCGCGTTCGCCGCTGGCGTGGTGATGATCGGCTATCCCGTCTGGTTCCTGCTGTGGAAAGCAAGCCTCGTGGTAGAACCGATCCACTGGGTGATCTTCATCTCCGCTTATGTCGGCCTTTACCTGGCCATGGCCTATTACAAATACCGCTAACCAATTACGCAAAAAGGAAAATATCATGAAAAAGTTTCTGACCACCACGACCGCCGCCATCGCGCTTGCCGTTTCGGCCTGCGCCGGCGCCGCCCCCCTGCCCGCCAGCGCCAACGCCGCTGCGCAGGCTGCCCCGGCTTACGACCCCGCCGTCTTCAAGCTGGCCGATGAAGACACCACCATCTATATGCTTGGCACCATCCACCTGCTGCCCGAAGGCCATCAATGGCGCACCGACACCATCGATATGGTCATGGCCGAGGCTGACGAGCTCATCCTCGAGGTCAATATGGGCCCCGAAGACGCCGCCAAGGTGCAGCCTGTGCTGATGGAATTGGGCATCACCCCCGGCCAGCCGCCGATCAAGGAGCGCGTTGCAGCAGAATATCATGCGCGTTTTGACGAAATGGCGAAGAAATCGGGCGTGCCGCTTCCCGCCTTCGACATGATGGAAAGCTGGTTTGCTGGATTCATCTTGATGCAGGTCGGCCTGCAGGAACTCGGCCTCAAGGCTACCGAAGGTGTCGAGGCTGTGGTGCGCGGCGAATTCAAGGACGCCGGCAAGCCCATCGGCGAACTGGAAACGCTGCGTCAGCAACTCGGCTTCTTCGACACGCTGTCCGAAGAAACGCAGCGCGAATTCCTTTCCAGCACCCTGTCCGACCCTGCCGAAGGCCGCGCCCAGTTTGACGGCATGCTCGCCGCTTGGACCCGCGGCGATGTCGATGCCATTGAAGCAACCTTCGTCGAAGCCCAGATGTCTGAAGAGCTGCAAGCCGCCTTGCTCACACGCCGCAATGCCAACTGGGCCGAATGGCTCGACGCACGTCTTGACCAGCCGGGCACCATCCTCGTGGCAGTGGGCGCTGGCCATCTTGCCGGCGACGGCAGCGTGATCGACATGCTCGAAGATAAGGGGTTCACGATCAGCCGCGTCGACGACTGAGCGACACGCTAGCTGATGACCGAGCGGGCTCCGGCCGTTTCTCTCGCCATTTTAACACTTTGCTGCCAGCATCGTGGGGCCAAGAGAAACACCGGAGCCCGATTCGTTGCGTAACTTCTGCCTTGCCCTCGCGGCCCTCTTCCTGCCGCTGGCCCCTGCCGCGGCCAAGCCGATGCCAGAACCGGCCGGCCTGTCCGAAGCGCCGCAGCCCAGCCCGGCCCTGTGGAAGCTGGCGGACGAGGATACCACCATCTACCTGTTCGGCACCGTCCATGTCCTGCCGAAGGACTTTGAATGGCGCTCGCCCCGCTTCGATGAAGTGATGGCGCAGTCGGACGAGCTTTATGTCGAAGTCGCCGCCGATCTCGACATGTGGGCGGTGCTCGCCGGGCTTGGCAAATATGGCATCGACCGCGACGCCCCGCGGCTGAAGGACCGGATCGATCCCGACCTGCATGACGAGCTCGACGCCGCCATCTCCAAGACCTTCATCCCCGCGTCCGGCTTCGACAATTTCAAGACCTGGCTGGCTGCCGTCATGCTGATGGAAATGAATGGCTATGGCGTCGAGGAATATGCCGATGGCGACGGGGTCGAGGACGTGCTCGAGCGCGAATTTGACGAAGCCGGCAAGCCGATCCGCAGCCTGGAAGATTTCGAAACCCACTATCTCTTCTTCGACGCGATGAGCGAAAGCACCCAGGTCGCTTTCCTCGAGAGCATGCTCGAAGTCGATCCCGACACCGAAAAGGATTTTCTCGCGCAGATCGAACGCTGGCGCAGCGGCAACACCGACGATGATCTCGACGACTGGTTCGGCGAGGTGGAAAGCGAGGAAGAGCGCGCCGCGGTGGAAGAATTCATCGCCGGCATCCTGCATGGCCGCAACGCCAGCTGGGTCGATTTCCTGATCGATCGCCTCGATGCGCCCGGCACCATCCTGGTCGCCGGCGGCGCCGCCCATTTCCGCGGCGAAAAATCGGTCATCGACCTGCTCGAAAAGCGTGGGTTTGAAGTGGAGCGGGTGCAGTAGCCCGCACTTGCATAATCGCTGCCCGCCACCTATAGGCGCGCGAGCCTTTCGCCATGGTCATCCCTGGAGGCGTGGCAAGGCCAAGAAACATTATTGGAGACAAAGACATGAGCGATCAGCTGACGCTGTCCGCCGAGCTGCGCGAACGGGCTGGCAAGGGAGCCTCCCGTGAACTGCGCCGCGAAGGCCGGGTACCCGCCGTCATTTACGGCGACAAGAAGGATCCGTTGAGCATCCACATCGAAGGCAAGCTTCTGATGAAGATGATGGAAACGGGCCATTTCATGAATTCGGTCGTGGAAGTCACGGTCGACGGGGACAAGCACCGCACCCTTCCCAAGGACGTGCAGTTCCACCCCGTCACCAGCCGTCCGATCCACGTCGATTTCTTCCGCTTGGCCAAGGGTTCGACCGTCCAGGTCGCCATCCCCGTGCGCTTTGTCGATGAAGAAGAATCGCCCGGCATCAACCGCGGCGGCGTGCTCAACGTGGTCCGCCACGAGCTCGAGCTCATCTGCGATGTTGCCACCATCCCCGATGAAGTCGTCATCAGCCTTGATGGCCTCGACATTGGCGATTCGATCCACATCTCGGCCGTCACCCTGCCCGAAGGCACCAAGTCGGCGATCGACGATCGCGACTTCACCATCGCCGGTGTGACCGCACCGTCCTCGATGAAGTCTGAAGCGTCCGAAGACGAAGAAGGCGCCGAAGGCGAAGAAGCTGAAGCCGCAGAAGGCGAAGGCGAAGGCGACGCCGAAGGTGGCGAGGAAGCCAGCGAAGGCGGCGAATAAGCCACTTCCGGCATCCGCCGATCGAAAAACGGCCGTCGCCCCATCTGGGCGGCGGCCTTTTTCTTGGCTAAGGCAGCGCCATGCAGATTTGGGCGGGGCTCGGCAATCCGGGCGACAAATATCAGGCGCACCGGCACAATGTCGGTTTCTTGACGGTCGATACGATCGCCGAGGAACATCACTTTTCGCCCTGGAAGAAGCAGTTTCGCGGCCTTACCGCCGAAGGCCGCATCGGCGATCACAAGATCCTGCTGCTCAAGCCCCAGACCTTCATGAATGAAAGCGGCGGCTCAGTCCGTGCCGCGCTCGATTTCTACAAGGCCGATGGCCAAGCCCTCACCGTCTTCCATGACGAACTCGACCTGGCGCCCATGAAGGTCAAGGTGCGCTTTGGCGGCGGACTGGCCGGCCATAATGGCCTGCGCTCCATCAACAAGTATCTCGGCCCCGATTTCCGCCGCGTGCGGATCGGCATCGGCCATCCCGGCAGCAAGGATCGCGTCCATGGCCATGTGCTCGGCAATTATCACAAGACCGAAATCGACGATCTCGGCCAGATGCTGGTCGCCATGGCGCTCGAAGCCCACTGGCTCGCCGAAGGCGACGATGCGCGCTTCATGAATGACGTGGCACTACGCCAGCAGGATTGACGCAGATGCGACGCATCATGGTGATGGGGCGGTGCGGCGCGGGCAAATCGACGCTCGCAAGAGTGCTCGCCGAACGATTGGGCATCAAAGCGCATCATCTGGACCAGCTGTCATTCGCTGCAGGCTGGGTGCAAAAGCCTGCGTACGACTGGCACCCAAAACTCGAAGCCATCGTGGCGCAGGATCACTGGGTTATCGATGGCAATGATAGCGCAACCCTGTCCATGCGCCTCGCCCGCGCTGACAGCGTGATTTTTCTCGATTTCGGAAGATGGCGATGCCTGTGGCAGGTCTTGCGCCGTATCTCTACCCATCATGGGCGCACCCGCCCCGACATGGCGCCCGACTGCCCCGAACGCCTCAATCTCCCCTTCCTCATTTACGTCCTGACCTGGGATGGAAGCCCGCGCCGCAAGAATTTGGTTCACCTTGTCGGCCATGAAGACAAGATCATCCGCCTCACATCGCCCAAGGAGGTTGCGACATGGCTCGAAAAGCTGGAAAGCAGCGCCCCATGACCCGCAATCTCTTCGCTTCCCCGCTCTATGATGGCCAGCTCGGCGATGACGAGCTGCTGGAGGAACTGGCCTATTCCATCCGCATGCTGGCGCAGGATGATGGCGCGGGCCAGCGCTGGAGCAAGGAGAAGGGCTATAAAGGCTATACCAGCTATGCCTCGCTAGATGATCTGCCCCAGCGCGACCCCGCTTTCGATGACCTGAAGCGCCTGCTCCTCAAACATGCCCGCGCCTTCGCAAAGGAACTGGCCTGGGACGTGAAGCCCAAGCTGGACAGCCTGTGGGTCAACCTCATGAAACCCGGCGCGGTCCATAGCGCCCACATCCACCCGCACAGCATCCTGTCGGGTACCCTTTATGTCGAGATCCCCAAGGATGCCGGCGCCATCCGCTTCGAAGATCCCCGCCTGCCCATGATGATGGCCGCACCCGTGCGAGACGAAGACGCGCCGGAGCATCTGCGCCCCTTCATCGATATCGCCCCCGCCGCTGGCACCATCCTCCTTTGGGAGAGCTTTCTGCGCCACGAAGTCCTGTCCCACAACGGCGAGGGCGAACGCCTCTCGATCAGCTTTAATTTCGCGTGAACCGCTACGTCCGGATCATCCGGCCGCCTTGGTGGTCCTACCTATTCCGCTTCTTCGGATGGCTGATCTGCCTCTTCTTGCTCATCGTGCTGACCATGACGATGATCAACCGCCCTATGACGGACGGCGCTCTGGGATGGCTCGGCTCTGGCTTGTTCGGCGCAACCTTGATGTTCGCCCTCACGATCATCACCAACACTCTGCCGCCCTACCACGTGGCAGTGGATGCGGACGGGGTCCGAATCAATGGGTTGCTGCACTGCCGCCACATACGCTGGTCGGAAATCAGGGAAATCCAGGAACGCTTCAACTATCGCCTGCCCGGCAAG
Coding sequences within it:
- a CDS encoding PH domain-containing protein: MNRYVRIIRPPWWSYLFRFFGWLICLFLLIVLTMTMINRPMTDGALGWLGSGLFGATLMFALTIITNTLPPYHVAVDADGVRINGLLHCRHIRWSEIREIQERFNYRLPGKHAFILVDGSNLPERNWEQLWLKGYPIAGYAGMSGPELVRYLRRRHREWKKRGR
- the glyS gene encoding glycine--tRNA ligase subunit beta, encoding MSDFLLELLSEEIPARMQAGARADLERLFAAQLAEHGLKAETIRTYSTPRRLALIATGLPEATEAVSEESKGPPEGAPDQAIDGFCRKLGISRDDLEVRDVKGRATYFAVVNRPGQKTAQILGPVIAAIIRDFPWPKSMRWGAASASSESLRWVRPLQRIVALLGEEIVPVEVAGVKSGAATLGHRFHHPGEITIGGAHDYADKLKMAKVLVDHEERETIVRDGAMKAATEAGYALVEDEGLVIENAGLTEWPVPLLGRFDPDFLHVPEEVIQKTARADQKYFVMRDGERLAPAFVCTANIDSSDPAAVVAGNERVLAARLSDARFFWENDLKVPLESLSAQLGDIVFHEKLGTVADKVDRVAKLARWLAEEKIVDADPDLVERAARLSKNDLVTGLVGEFGELQGIVGGHLARAQGEPDAVADAVRDHYRPVGQSDHVPTEPVTVAVSLADKLDTLVTFFAVNLKPTGSKDPFALRRASLGVLTLMTDRGLRTSLRNVISHALAVLRLKFLADVDVSDVPIYRDYGDRNYVLKAESGVFRFGYGDKTLLEWPDRTSPSLNIKEFVSATKEAESEIWEFLAERLKVQQREVGIRHDLIAAVFALDQEDDVVRILSRVKALQAFIETGEGADLLAGYKRASNILKKEEGSWSSDKVRADGDVEAAEATLLSALNVAEPRAAAALQAEDFTAAMAALASLRGPIDRFFEDVIVNADDAAVRQRRLALLARFRAAVDQVADFSKIEG
- a CDS encoding helix-turn-helix transcriptional regulator — protein: MKNQLKVLRAINGWSQAELAGRLDVSRQAVNAIETGKHDPSLPLAFKIARLFDKPIEEIFHDAD
- a CDS encoding 50S ribosomal protein L25/general stress protein Ctc, producing the protein MSDQLTLSAELRERAGKGASRELRREGRVPAVIYGDKKDPLSIHIEGKLLMKMMETGHFMNSVVEVTVDGDKHRTLPKDVQFHPVTSRPIHVDFFRLAKGSTVQVAIPVRFVDEEESPGINRGGVLNVVRHELELICDVATIPDEVVISLDGLDIGDSIHISAVTLPEGTKSAIDDRDFTIAGVTAPSSMKSEASEDEEGAEGEEAEAAEGEGEGDAEGGEEASEGGE
- a CDS encoding TIGR02466 family protein: MTRNLFASPLYDGQLGDDELLEELAYSIRMLAQDDGAGQRWSKEKGYKGYTSYASLDDLPQRDPAFDDLKRLLLKHARAFAKELAWDVKPKLDSLWVNLMKPGAVHSAHIHPHSILSGTLYVEIPKDAGAIRFEDPRLPMMMAAPVRDEDAPEHLRPFIDIAPAAGTILLWESFLRHEVLSHNGEGERLSISFNFA
- a CDS encoding type II secretion system F family protein codes for the protein MMTHLNSILAAMASGGPRLLGVDVIWVATILSAVAALAVMTAIYAATTVKDPMAKRVKALNARREQLKAGIVASTNKRKKLGATNQNADRVRSLLSQFKMLQDDQVKQTQQRLQQAGIRSKELAYFIIFARFVLPVVLGLAAVTLIYFVDYFPEWSWMKKYGVTAGTIVGAYKAPDIWLKNKVTKRSDAIRKGLPDALDLLVICAEAGLTVDAAFNRVSKELGRAYPELGDEFGLTAIELGFLSERRIAFEHLAERVDLDAVRGVVTTMIQTEKYGTPLASALRVLSAEFRNERMMRAEEKAARLPAIMTIPLILFILPVLFIVILGPAACAISDNFVNR
- a CDS encoding TraB/GumN family protein, with amino-acid sequence MRNFCLALAALFLPLAPAAAKPMPEPAGLSEAPQPSPALWKLADEDTTIYLFGTVHVLPKDFEWRSPRFDEVMAQSDELYVEVAADLDMWAVLAGLGKYGIDRDAPRLKDRIDPDLHDELDAAISKTFIPASGFDNFKTWLAAVMLMEMNGYGVEEYADGDGVEDVLEREFDEAGKPIRSLEDFETHYLFFDAMSESTQVAFLESMLEVDPDTEKDFLAQIERWRSGNTDDDLDDWFGEVESEEERAAVEEFIAGILHGRNASWVDFLIDRLDAPGTILVAGGAAHFRGEKSVIDLLEKRGFEVERVQ
- a CDS encoding glycine--tRNA ligase subunit alpha, with protein sequence MLSFQDLILTLHQYWGEQGCAILQPYDMEMGAGTFHPATVLRALGPDPWKAAYVQPCRRPTDGRYGENPNRLGHYYQYQVILKPSPDNLQELYLGSLDAIGVDPLKHDIRFVEDDWESPTLGAWGLGWEVWCDGMEVTQFTYFQQVGGFDCKPVSGELTYGLERLAMYIQGVDNVFDLKFNNHGTTYRDVFLENEKQMSKWHFEVADTDSLFDAFKKAAAEAENCLQHGVPIAAYEQAIKASHIFNTLQARGVISVAERQAYIGRVRDLAKGACAAWMQHMGYEA
- a CDS encoding TraB/GumN family protein, yielding MKKFLTTTTAAIALAVSACAGAAPLPASANAAAQAAPAYDPAVFKLADEDTTIYMLGTIHLLPEGHQWRTDTIDMVMAEADELILEVNMGPEDAAKVQPVLMELGITPGQPPIKERVAAEYHARFDEMAKKSGVPLPAFDMMESWFAGFILMQVGLQELGLKATEGVEAVVRGEFKDAGKPIGELETLRQQLGFFDTLSEETQREFLSSTLSDPAEGRAQFDGMLAAWTRGDVDAIEATFVEAQMSEELQAALLTRRNANWAEWLDARLDQPGTILVAVGAGHLAGDGSVIDMLEDKGFTISRVDD
- the pth gene encoding aminoacyl-tRNA hydrolase, coding for MQIWAGLGNPGDKYQAHRHNVGFLTVDTIAEEHHFSPWKKQFRGLTAEGRIGDHKILLLKPQTFMNESGGSVRAALDFYKADGQALTVFHDELDLAPMKVKVRFGGGLAGHNGLRSINKYLGPDFRRVRIGIGHPGSKDRVHGHVLGNYHKTEIDDLGQMLVAMALEAHWLAEGDDARFMNDVALRQQD
- a CDS encoding clathrin light chain, coding for MLNFTPDQWIIVGLVFLLGFLVGVFMVSGSVRKWKERYKNELERREALEADYKASEAEWRERDSLRAAALRADNRDDPAV
- a CDS encoding topology modulation protein → MRRIMVMGRCGAGKSTLARVLAERLGIKAHHLDQLSFAAGWVQKPAYDWHPKLEAIVAQDHWVIDGNDSATLSMRLARADSVIFLDFGRWRCLWQVLRRISTHHGRTRPDMAPDCPERLNLPFLIYVLTWDGSPRRKNLVHLVGHEDKIIRLTSPKEVATWLEKLESSAP